One stretch of Amycolatopsis sp. 195334CR DNA includes these proteins:
- a CDS encoding CapA family protein, with protein sequence MERRFVSAALLSAVLVTGCSSTPETPPSAEAPAPAPAAPAAPGFSVVATGDVLVHPALTEQAEADGGGKIDFRPQFEGVRPVVSGADLGLCHLEVPLADPGGPYSGYPSFNAPPEIAGALKDTGYDACSTASNHTLDQGEEGVERTLDGLDAAGLKHTGSARSSKEAGTPLVLDAAGTKVGHVSFTFGFNGIELPEGKPWMSNTLDADDVIAAARKTREAGAEVVIASLHWGTEYRSEPTKEQTSTAKKLLENDAIDLIIGHHAHVVQPFEKIGSKWVAYGLGNHIAKHSEPRGTTEEGVAARFHFTKGAGGWTVDKAEYVPTLVELGPPIRLQDATAGATARQKEALARTDEVVLSRKADADGLTRPGATR encoded by the coding sequence ATGGAGCGACGGTTCGTTTCGGCTGCCCTCCTCAGTGCGGTTCTGGTCACCGGCTGTAGTTCCACCCCGGAAACCCCGCCCTCCGCGGAGGCCCCCGCGCCGGCGCCCGCCGCGCCCGCGGCGCCCGGTTTCTCCGTGGTCGCCACCGGTGACGTGCTGGTGCACCCGGCGCTGACCGAGCAGGCCGAGGCCGACGGGGGCGGCAAGATCGACTTCCGGCCGCAGTTCGAGGGCGTCCGGCCGGTGGTCTCCGGCGCGGACCTCGGGTTGTGCCACCTGGAGGTGCCGCTGGCCGACCCGGGCGGGCCGTACAGCGGGTACCCCTCGTTCAACGCGCCGCCGGAGATCGCCGGTGCGCTGAAGGACACCGGGTACGACGCCTGCTCGACCGCCTCGAACCACACGCTCGACCAGGGCGAGGAGGGGGTGGAGCGCACGCTCGACGGGCTGGACGCGGCCGGGCTCAAGCACACCGGCTCGGCGCGGTCGTCGAAGGAGGCGGGCACCCCGCTGGTGCTGGACGCGGCGGGCACGAAGGTGGGGCACGTGTCGTTCACCTTCGGCTTCAACGGCATCGAACTGCCCGAGGGCAAACCGTGGATGTCGAACACGCTCGACGCGGACGACGTGATCGCGGCGGCCCGCAAGACGCGCGAGGCCGGGGCGGAAGTGGTGATCGCGAGCCTGCACTGGGGTACCGAGTACCGCTCGGAGCCGACGAAGGAGCAGACCTCGACGGCGAAGAAGCTGCTCGAGAACGACGCGATCGACCTGATCATCGGCCACCACGCGCACGTGGTGCAGCCGTTCGAGAAGATCGGCTCGAAGTGGGTGGCGTACGGGCTGGGCAACCACATCGCGAAGCACTCGGAACCGCGGGGCACCACGGAAGAGGGCGTGGCGGCGCGGTTCCACTTCACCAAGGGCGCCGGCGGCTGGACGGTGGACAAGGCCGAGTACGTGCCGACGCTGGTCGAGCTGGGGCCGCCGATCCGCCTGCAGGACGCCACCGCCGGCGCCACGGCGCGGCAGAAGGAAGCGCTCGCGCGCACGGACGAGGTCGTTTTGAGCCGGAAGGCCGACGCCGATGGCCTGACCCGCCCGGGCGCCACCCGGTAG
- a CDS encoding serine/threonine-protein kinase, whose product MLIADRYELDDLPLGQGGMGAVHAGHDKHLGRRVAVKFLRLPGGPDDELERRFVREARILARLEHPGVPVLYDFGMFDQRLFQVMQFIDGVTVADLVGEHGPLPVPWAAAIAAQAGAVLAAAHELSICHRDLKPTNLMLCPDGSVKVLDFGLAMLREADVAQFTKAGQILGTPAYMAPEQIQRGVAEPRSDLYALGCVLHEMLTGQQLFTGPTAFAVFEKQVRARPPRLPGELGALLGQVLAKSPEDRPSNAAEFFERLRPFTADPPMLPGYLSPAVSPARMYASMVGQLHGMAG is encoded by the coding sequence ATGCTCATCGCCGATCGGTATGAGCTCGACGACCTGCCGCTGGGCCAGGGCGGGATGGGCGCGGTGCACGCCGGGCACGACAAGCACCTCGGGCGCCGGGTGGCGGTGAAGTTCCTGCGCCTGCCCGGCGGTCCGGACGACGAGCTGGAACGCCGGTTCGTCCGCGAGGCCAGGATCCTGGCGCGGCTGGAGCACCCCGGTGTGCCGGTGCTCTACGACTTCGGCATGTTCGACCAGCGGTTGTTCCAGGTCATGCAGTTCATCGACGGGGTGACGGTGGCCGATCTGGTCGGCGAGCACGGCCCGCTGCCGGTGCCGTGGGCGGCGGCGATCGCGGCGCAGGCCGGCGCGGTGCTCGCGGCGGCGCACGAACTGTCGATCTGCCACCGCGACCTGAAGCCGACGAACCTGATGCTCTGCCCGGACGGCAGCGTCAAGGTGCTCGACTTCGGGCTGGCCATGTTGCGCGAGGCCGACGTCGCGCAGTTCACCAAGGCCGGGCAGATCCTCGGCACGCCCGCGTACATGGCGCCCGAGCAGATCCAGCGCGGGGTGGCCGAACCGCGCAGCGATCTGTACGCGCTGGGCTGCGTGCTGCACGAGATGCTGACCGGGCAGCAGCTGTTCACCGGGCCGACCGCGTTCGCGGTGTTCGAGAAGCAGGTCAGGGCGCGGCCGCCGCGGTTGCCGGGGGAGCTGGGCGCGCTGCTCGGCCAGGTGCTGGCGAAGTCGCCGGAGGACCGGCCGTCGAACGCGGCGGAGTTCTTCGAGCGGCTGCGGCCGTTCACCGCGGACCCGCCGATGCTGCCCGGGTACCTGTCGCCCGCGGTCAGCCCGGCGCGGATGTACGCCAGCATGGTGGGGCAATTGCACGGTATGGCAGGGTGA
- a CDS encoding N-6 DNA methylase, with the protein MNQEATVTAGDIARLVDVGRAAVSNWRRRYDDFPRPVGGTASSPLFSLAEVEDWLRRNGKRFEVSRAERVWQRLRAAADDLGLGELVADTGAALENGAFHADEQLDGAVAELGAREVFEFLYERYQEVHVRRLPVTPGPIAELMARLAGRVDTVFDPACGTGALLLAATASHAFGQDLDETAAAMAGTRLRLAGIDARVSAGDSLRQDAFAGELADAVLCDPPLNERAWGHEELAGDGRWEFGVPPRGEPELAWVQHCLSHARPGGTVAILLPPAVAGRRSGRRIRGNLLRAGALRAVVTMPDGTRDLWLLRRPEPGTGGDRVLLLESTEDFAAVEKAWAAPESWPTKVIDLIDDDVDLSPARHRGSEGGESFVAALAGFRARALVPPDLEVLDHDRSWPLTTIGELIKAGLVRKSGEGVPVKSPAGTEYRVDPERIDPDFLAGLLRSAMHRMTSNSTRLDLRRVRVPRLPLAEQRAYGRAFRRLAEFEAELAEAAALGERLVRLGFDGLADGHLQPGH; encoded by the coding sequence ATGAACCAGGAAGCGACCGTGACCGCCGGCGACATCGCGCGGCTGGTCGACGTCGGCCGGGCGGCGGTGAGCAACTGGCGCCGCCGGTACGACGACTTCCCGCGTCCGGTCGGCGGAACCGCGTCCAGCCCGCTGTTCTCCCTGGCCGAGGTCGAAGACTGGTTGCGCCGCAACGGTAAGCGGTTCGAGGTTTCGCGCGCGGAGCGGGTCTGGCAACGGCTGCGCGCGGCCGCCGACGACCTCGGGCTCGGTGAACTGGTCGCCGACACCGGCGCGGCGCTGGAGAACGGCGCCTTCCACGCCGACGAGCAACTCGACGGCGCGGTCGCCGAACTGGGTGCCCGCGAGGTGTTCGAGTTCCTCTACGAGCGCTACCAGGAGGTCCACGTCCGCCGGTTGCCGGTGACGCCCGGCCCGATCGCCGAGCTGATGGCCCGCCTGGCCGGCCGGGTGGACACCGTGTTCGACCCGGCCTGCGGCACCGGCGCGCTGCTGCTCGCGGCGACCGCGTCCCACGCCTTCGGGCAGGACCTCGACGAGACGGCCGCCGCGATGGCGGGCACGCGCCTGCGCCTGGCCGGGATCGACGCGCGGGTCAGCGCCGGTGATTCGCTGCGGCAGGACGCTTTCGCCGGCGAGCTCGCCGACGCGGTCCTGTGCGACCCGCCGCTCAACGAACGCGCCTGGGGCCACGAGGAACTCGCCGGGGACGGGCGCTGGGAGTTCGGCGTGCCCCCGCGCGGGGAACCGGAACTCGCGTGGGTGCAGCACTGCCTGTCCCACGCGCGGCCCGGCGGGACCGTGGCGATCCTGCTGCCGCCCGCCGTCGCCGGGCGCCGGTCGGGGCGCCGGATCCGCGGGAACCTGTTGCGCGCCGGGGCGTTGCGCGCGGTGGTGACCATGCCGGACGGCACCCGCGACCTGTGGTTGCTGCGCCGCCCGGAACCCGGGACCGGCGGCGACCGGGTGCTCCTGCTGGAGTCCACAGAGGACTTCGCGGCGGTGGAAAAGGCTTGGGCGGCACCGGAATCCTGGCCGACCAAGGTGATCGACCTGATCGACGACGACGTGGACCTGAGCCCGGCGCGGCACCGCGGTTCCGAGGGCGGGGAGAGCTTCGTGGCCGCACTGGCCGGATTCCGCGCGCGGGCACTGGTACCGCCGGACCTCGAGGTGCTCGACCACGACCGGTCCTGGCCGCTGACCACCATCGGCGAACTGATCAAAGCCGGGCTGGTGCGCAAATCCGGCGAGGGCGTGCCGGTGAAATCCCCGGCGGGCACCGAATACCGGGTCGATCCCGAGCGCATCGACCCGGACTTCCTGGCCGGGCTGCTGCGTTCGGCGATGCACCGGATGACCTCCAACTCGACCAGGCTGGACCTGCGGCGGGTGCGCGTGCCCCGGCTGCCGCTGGCCGAGCAGCGGGCCTACGGCCGGGCGTTCCGGCGGCTCGCGGAGTTCGAGGCGGAGCTGGCGGAGGCGGCCGCGCTGGGGGAAAGGCTGGTGCGGCTAGGCTTTGACGGGCTGGCGGACGGACACCTGCAGCCGGGTCACTGA
- a CDS encoding PP2C family serine/threonine-protein phosphatase — MTHEFRAVVGTDPGLNRKGNEDAAFAGSRVLVLADGMGGHTSGEVASALAVDALRELDEGPHEDLTGALAKAVAEAGRLLNEHAPAGAGTTVTAMLWDGPRFGLAHVGDSRGYLLRDSILYQMTRDHTLVQTLVDEGRITPEEAEVHPRRSMLVRALQSGSTHDPDLSEHEAAPGDRYLLCSDGLTDVVRDEAIREVLDEVADPEAAVHRLIALANAGGGPDNITCVLADYPG; from the coding sequence ATGACACACGAATTCCGTGCGGTGGTCGGCACGGATCCAGGGCTCAACCGCAAGGGCAACGAAGACGCCGCCTTCGCCGGTTCCCGGGTGCTCGTGCTCGCCGACGGCATGGGCGGGCACACCAGTGGTGAGGTGGCCAGCGCGCTCGCCGTCGACGCGCTGCGCGAGCTGGACGAGGGACCGCACGAGGACCTGACCGGCGCGCTGGCGAAGGCGGTCGCGGAGGCGGGCAGGCTGCTCAACGAGCACGCGCCGGCCGGTGCGGGCACCACGGTCACCGCCATGCTGTGGGACGGTCCGCGCTTCGGACTGGCGCACGTCGGCGACTCGCGGGGTTACCTGTTGCGGGACAGCATCCTGTACCAGATGACCCGCGACCACACGCTGGTGCAGACCCTGGTCGACGAAGGCCGGATCACGCCGGAGGAGGCCGAGGTCCACCCGCGGCGGTCGATGCTGGTGCGCGCGCTGCAGAGCGGCAGCACCCACGACCCCGACCTCTCCGAGCACGAGGCGGCGCCGGGTGACCGGTACCTGCTGTGCTCCGACGGCCTGACCGACGTGGTCCGCGACGAGGCCATCCGCGAGGTGCTCGACGAGGTCGCCGACCCGGAAGCCGCGGTGCACCGGCTGATCGCACTGGCCAACGCGGGCGGCGGCCCGGACAACATCACCTGCGTACTGGCCGACTACCCCGGCTAG
- a CDS encoding CPCC family cysteine-rich protein, with product MNHPCPCCGHLVFGDPPGSYEICGVCFWEDDAVQLRWPDSGGANSLSLIDAQRAYAELGAMEFRFTGLVRPPTDGEPRDDGWRPIDLDTDHFEPRGVREAPWPAELTTLYWWRPDYWRRG from the coding sequence GTGAACCACCCCTGCCCGTGCTGCGGCCACCTGGTCTTCGGCGATCCCCCTGGCTCCTACGAAATCTGCGGCGTCTGCTTCTGGGAGGACGACGCCGTCCAACTGCGGTGGCCGGACAGCGGCGGCGCGAACAGCCTTTCCCTGATCGACGCGCAGCGCGCCTACGCCGAACTCGGGGCGATGGAGTTCCGCTTCACGGGCCTCGTGCGCCCGCCCACCGACGGCGAACCGCGGGACGACGGCTGGCGGCCGATCGACCTCGACACCGATCACTTCGAGCCCCGGGGCGTCCGGGAGGCGCCGTGGCCGGCCGAACTCACCACGCTCTACTGGTGGCGGCCGGACTACTGGCGCCGCGGCTGA
- a CDS encoding transketolase family protein has protein sequence MVSMRDAFTSTMDEAMAVDPRLALVLADISVDRVRPAMRRHPDRVINVGIREQLLVGVAGGLALSGLRPVVHTFASFLVERAFEQVKLDLGHQGVGAVLVSSGASYDMSYAGRTHQSPGDVALMDSLPGWTVHVPGHAEEARRLLCESLPGDSSVYLRLSEAANAEPFIGAGFQVLRRGSTGVVLAVGPMLDRVLAATGGLDVTVLYTATVRPFDAAGLRAAVDASAADVVLVEPYLAGTSAHQVAEALADRPHRLRSLGVRRDREVRIYGGMADHDVAHGLDAQGIAASVRDFLG, from the coding sequence ATGGTGAGCATGCGGGACGCGTTCACGTCCACAATGGACGAAGCGATGGCGGTGGATCCCCGGCTGGCGCTGGTGCTCGCCGACATCTCGGTGGACCGGGTGCGCCCGGCCATGCGCAGGCACCCGGACCGGGTGATCAACGTCGGCATCCGCGAGCAGCTGCTGGTCGGGGTGGCGGGCGGGCTGGCGTTGTCGGGGCTGCGGCCGGTGGTGCACACCTTCGCGTCGTTCCTGGTGGAGCGCGCGTTCGAGCAGGTGAAGCTGGACCTCGGGCACCAGGGCGTCGGCGCGGTGCTGGTGTCCTCCGGGGCGTCGTACGACATGTCCTACGCCGGGCGGACGCACCAGTCGCCGGGCGACGTGGCGCTGATGGACTCGCTGCCGGGGTGGACCGTGCACGTGCCCGGCCACGCCGAGGAAGCACGCAGGCTGCTCTGCGAGTCGCTGCCCGGCGACAGCAGTGTCTACTTGCGACTGTCCGAAGCGGCCAACGCGGAACCGTTCATCGGCGCGGGTTTCCAGGTGCTGCGCCGCGGTTCGACCGGCGTGGTGCTGGCCGTCGGCCCGATGCTGGACCGTGTGCTGGCGGCGACCGGTGGCCTGGACGTGACCGTGCTGTACACCGCGACGGTCCGCCCGTTCGACGCCGCGGGCCTGCGCGCGGCGGTGGACGCCTCGGCCGCGGACGTGGTGCTCGTGGAGCCGTACCTGGCCGGGACCTCGGCGCACCAGGTCGCCGAAGCCCTCGCCGACCGGCCGCACCGGCTGCGCTCACTCGGCGTCCGGCGGGACCGCGAAGTCCGCATCTACGGCGGCATGGCCGACCACGACGTCGCCCACGGCCTCGACGCACAGGGCATCGCCGCTTCGGTGCGGGACTTCCTGGGGTGA
- a CDS encoding transketolase yields MTTGTRPTTGYRELPRLIGLMTGDEKHTAAATSTVDVLWVLYDRVLEISPERPGDPRRDRFLLSKGHGPMAYYAVLAAKGFLREADLPGWGGVESRLGMHPDRMRVPGVEISSGSLGHGLGLAVGEVYGLRAQRIGARVVVLLGDAELDEGSNHEAIALAGREGMAQLTAVVVDNRSASRGWPGGIGRRFEVEGWVARTVDGRDHDALHAAFTEPHPGQPLVVVAEVEAKG; encoded by the coding sequence ATGACCACTGGAACACGGCCGACCACCGGCTACCGCGAGCTGCCCCGGCTGATCGGCCTGATGACCGGCGACGAGAAGCACACCGCGGCGGCGACGTCCACTGTAGACGTTCTGTGGGTGCTCTACGACCGGGTTCTCGAAATCTCGCCGGAACGCCCTGGCGATCCCCGGCGCGACCGCTTCCTGCTGTCCAAGGGGCACGGTCCGATGGCCTACTACGCGGTGCTGGCGGCCAAGGGCTTCCTGCGCGAGGCCGACCTGCCCGGCTGGGGCGGGGTGGAGTCGCGGCTGGGCATGCACCCGGACCGGATGCGCGTGCCGGGGGTGGAGATCTCCAGCGGATCGCTCGGGCACGGACTCGGGCTCGCCGTCGGTGAGGTCTACGGGCTGCGCGCGCAGCGGATCGGCGCGCGGGTGGTGGTGCTGCTCGGTGACGCCGAACTGGACGAGGGGTCCAACCACGAGGCGATCGCGCTGGCCGGGCGGGAGGGCATGGCGCAGCTGACCGCGGTGGTGGTGGACAACCGGTCGGCCAGCCGGGGCTGGCCCGGTGGCATCGGGCGGCGCTTCGAGGTGGAGGGCTGGGTGGCGCGCACGGTGGACGGGCGCGACCACGACGCGCTCCACGCGGCGTTCACCGAACCGCACCCGGGGCAGCCGCTGGTCGTGGTGGCCGAAGTGGAAGCGAAGGGTTGA
- the soxR gene encoding redox-sensitive transcriptional activator SoxR produces MTKLADHLSIGQVSERSGVPHTALRFYEDKGLIHSERSAGNQRRYARSVLRRIAFIRAAQRVGLSLEQISEALSTLPKDHAPTKADWTRLSRNWQAEIDARIDALQRLRDRLTGCVGCGCLSLRVCGLYNHDDQMARFGPGARLLKPAAEGGV; encoded by the coding sequence GTGACCAAACTCGCCGACCACCTCAGCATCGGGCAGGTCTCCGAGCGCAGCGGGGTACCGCACACCGCCCTGCGCTTCTACGAGGACAAGGGCTTGATCCACTCCGAGCGCTCGGCCGGGAACCAGCGCCGGTACGCCCGCTCGGTGCTGCGCCGGATCGCCTTCATCCGGGCCGCGCAGCGGGTCGGGCTGAGCCTGGAGCAGATCAGCGAGGCACTGTCCACGCTGCCGAAGGACCACGCCCCGACCAAGGCGGACTGGACCCGGCTCTCGCGCAACTGGCAGGCCGAGATCGACGCGCGGATCGACGCGCTGCAGCGGCTGCGCGACCGGCTGACCGGCTGCGTCGGCTGCGGTTGCCTGTCGCTGCGGGTCTGCGGGCTCTACAACCACGACGACCAGATGGCCCGCTTCGGCCCCGGCGCCCGGCTGCTCAAACCCGCTGCCGAAGGCGGGGTCTGA
- a CDS encoding PP2C family protein-serine/threonine phosphatase — MHPGTDAPASTGPWPGLTERVTSELAGSLNLRRTALRLLDLLRPAFADWVVLALPELRTGRLVLHGGADLTATTPITARVDRERGLGHVLTSGRTDVLHVAEDTDAVGGLDAMIPHAGLRAEAAELRPADVAGIPLTARGTTIGVLILVRGARRGFPAEDIAFAERLAARAALAIDSAQLYEDRTHVASVLQAGLRPPVLPELPGARIAARIRSAAAHLDLAGDFYDVLGSGDDWLVVLGDVCGKGVEAAVLTGRTRQSIRTAAYFDRRPSQVLTALNTVLYEAEASRFVAVVCVRLRPIGDGSSAVASVAVAGHPPPVIIRAGGTIEQIEAVGTVAGVLPDLAFREVDVRLHLGDTMLLFTDGIYEARGADDFYGMERLVELLPRYAGAGPEPLCEAVEQDVCDYLGGRPHDDMALFAVTWGR; from the coding sequence ATGCACCCTGGGACGGACGCCCCCGCCTCGACCGGGCCGTGGCCCGGCCTGACCGAGCGGGTCACCAGTGAGCTGGCCGGCTCGCTGAACCTGCGCCGCACCGCGTTGCGCCTGCTCGACCTCCTCCGCCCCGCGTTCGCCGACTGGGTGGTGCTCGCGCTGCCCGAGCTCCGCACCGGCAGATTGGTGCTGCACGGCGGCGCCGACCTGACCGCCACCACGCCGATCACCGCCCGCGTCGACCGGGAACGCGGCCTCGGCCACGTGCTCACCTCCGGGCGCACCGACGTGCTGCACGTCGCCGAGGACACCGACGCGGTGGGCGGGCTGGACGCGATGATCCCGCACGCCGGGCTGCGAGCCGAGGCCGCCGAACTGCGCCCGGCCGATGTCGCCGGGATCCCGCTGACCGCGCGCGGCACCACCATCGGCGTGCTCATCCTGGTGCGCGGCGCGCGCCGCGGCTTCCCCGCCGAGGACATCGCCTTCGCCGAACGGCTGGCCGCCCGCGCCGCGCTGGCCATCGACTCGGCGCAGCTCTACGAGGACCGCACGCACGTGGCCTCGGTGCTGCAGGCCGGGCTGCGCCCGCCGGTGCTGCCGGAACTGCCCGGCGCGCGGATCGCCGCGCGGATCCGGTCGGCGGCCGCGCACCTCGACCTGGCCGGCGACTTCTACGACGTGCTCGGCTCCGGTGACGACTGGCTGGTGGTGCTCGGCGACGTCTGCGGCAAGGGGGTGGAGGCCGCGGTGCTGACCGGCCGCACCCGGCAGAGCATCCGCACCGCCGCCTACTTCGACCGGCGGCCCAGCCAGGTGCTGACCGCGTTGAACACCGTGCTCTACGAAGCCGAAGCCAGCCGGTTCGTGGCCGTGGTGTGCGTGCGGCTGCGCCCGATCGGCGACGGCAGCTCGGCGGTGGCGAGCGTGGCGGTGGCCGGGCACCCGCCGCCGGTGATCATCCGCGCCGGCGGCACCATCGAGCAGATCGAGGCCGTCGGCACGGTCGCCGGGGTGCTGCCGGACCTCGCCTTCCGGGAGGTCGACGTGCGCCTGCACCTCGGTGACACCATGTTGCTGTTCACCGACGGCATCTACGAGGCACGCGGAGCGGATGACTTCTACGGCATGGAGCGGCTGGTGGAACTGCTGCCCCGGTACGCGGGCGCCGGCCCGGAGCCGCTGTGCGAGGCGGTCGAGCAGGACGTCTGCGACTACCTCGGCGGCCGCCCGCACGACGACATGGCCCTGTTCGCGGTGACCTGGGGACGATGA
- a CDS encoding B12-binding domain-containing protein has product MSAFDTAEAAARFGRALVSVDTRSATGLVGDLLAHGADPVVVLVEVIAAGQREVGMHWQRGEWTVAKEHAATGVSAAAVAVVAAHARRVPVSRGRVVVACAEREWHALPASLVGHALRAHGWDVTLLGASTPAARLSQYLHDLGPDATAVSCSVLGALPTSRRFIEAATAAGIPVLAGGSGFGPDDRRALALGATAWAPGAYAAIDAIAALPPVVPAAPPLPAAAVAEQAQLEQAHPRLLARLRSGWSLAAGVLTGAPAVADSLESVVKDVLDQSLHAVWAALLTGDPRPIGETAAWVAELLDARGADPRLVAELRDLLATVLVDFPLSSELLAGAR; this is encoded by the coding sequence ATGAGCGCTTTCGACACGGCCGAAGCGGCGGCCCGGTTCGGCCGGGCGCTGGTCTCGGTGGACACCCGGTCCGCCACCGGACTGGTCGGCGACCTGCTGGCGCACGGCGCCGATCCGGTGGTGGTGCTGGTCGAGGTGATCGCCGCCGGGCAGCGCGAGGTCGGCATGCACTGGCAGCGCGGGGAATGGACGGTGGCCAAGGAGCACGCGGCGACCGGGGTCTCGGCCGCCGCGGTGGCGGTGGTCGCCGCCCACGCCCGCCGGGTGCCGGTGAGCCGCGGCCGGGTGGTGGTGGCCTGCGCCGAACGCGAGTGGCACGCGCTGCCCGCCTCGCTCGTCGGCCACGCCCTGCGCGCGCACGGCTGGGACGTCACCCTGCTCGGTGCCTCGACCCCGGCCGCGCGGCTGAGCCAGTACCTGCACGACCTCGGCCCGGACGCGACCGCGGTCAGCTGCTCGGTGCTGGGCGCGCTGCCCACCAGCCGCCGGTTCATCGAAGCCGCCACGGCCGCCGGGATTCCCGTGCTGGCGGGCGGTTCCGGCTTCGGCCCGGACGACCGGCGCGCGCTCGCACTCGGCGCCACGGCCTGGGCTCCGGGCGCCTACGCGGCGATCGACGCGATCGCGGCACTGCCCCCGGTGGTCCCGGCGGCACCACCACTGCCCGCCGCGGCCGTCGCCGAGCAGGCCCAGCTGGAGCAGGCGCACCCCCGGCTGCTGGCCAGGCTGCGCAGCGGGTGGTCGCTCGCCGCGGGGGTGCTGACCGGCGCGCCGGCGGTGGCCGACAGCCTGGAATCGGTGGTGAAGGACGTGCTCGACCAGTCGCTGCACGCGGTCTGGGCGGCCCTGCTCACCGGGGACCCGCGGCCGATCGGCGAAACCGCGGCGTGGGTGGCCGAACTGCTCGACGCCCGCGGTGCCGACCCCCGGCTGGTGGCCGAACTCCGCGACCTGCTCGCCACCGTGCTGGTGGACTTCCCGTTGTCGAGCGAACTACTGGCCGGGGCGCGATGA
- a CDS encoding STAS domain-containing protein, translating into MTEFSYDVALDDDRVVVTTAGALDAHTGAEFQVALRELAERHPELVLDLAGLTYVDSTGLSAFIAAHKRASARGGRVRLSGVPPFLARLLAVTGLNTILPVLR; encoded by the coding sequence ATGACCGAATTCAGCTACGACGTGGCGCTGGACGACGACCGGGTGGTGGTCACCACCGCCGGGGCGCTGGACGCGCACACCGGTGCCGAGTTCCAGGTGGCGCTGCGGGAACTCGCGGAGCGGCACCCCGAGCTGGTGCTCGACCTCGCCGGACTGACCTATGTGGACTCCACCGGGCTGAGCGCGTTCATCGCCGCGCACAAGCGCGCCAGCGCGCGGGGCGGGCGGGTGCGGCTGAGCGGGGTGCCGCCGTTCCTGGCCAGGCTGCTCGCGGTGACCGGGCTGAACACGATCCTGCCGGTGCTGCGGTGA
- a CDS encoding RNA 2'-phosphotransferase, whose product MDDQQLVRLSKRLSKHLRHDPAAAGLVLDEAGWVEVDAVLTALGMSREQLAEVVARNDKRRFSFDGTGTRVRANQGHSVAVDLGLPTAEPPEILYHGTVAAALPSIRAEGLRPMRRHAVHLSPDEETARRVGARRGAPVILRVAAGRMAAAGHVFQLSANGVWLTDAVPPEYLGPAVAQ is encoded by the coding sequence ATGGACGACCAGCAGTTGGTCCGGCTGTCCAAACGCCTGTCGAAGCACCTGCGCCACGATCCGGCGGCGGCCGGGCTGGTGCTGGACGAAGCGGGCTGGGTCGAGGTGGACGCGGTGCTCACCGCACTCGGCATGAGCCGGGAACAGCTCGCGGAAGTGGTGGCGCGCAACGACAAACGGCGTTTCTCGTTCGACGGGACGGGCACCCGCGTCCGGGCGAACCAGGGCCACAGCGTGGCAGTCGACCTCGGCCTGCCGACCGCGGAGCCGCCGGAGATCCTCTACCACGGCACGGTGGCCGCCGCGTTGCCGTCGATCCGGGCGGAGGGCCTGCGCCCGATGCGACGGCACGCCGTGCACCTGTCGCCCGACGAGGAAACCGCGCGCCGGGTGGGCGCGCGACGGGGTGCGCCGGTGATCCTGCGCGTGGCCGCCGGGCGCATGGCCGCGGCCGGGCACGTGTTCCAGCTGAGCGCCAACGGCGTCTGGCTGACCGACGCGGTGCCGCCGGAGTACCTGGGCCCGGCCGTAGCGCAGTGA
- the hisB gene encoding imidazoleglycerol-phosphate dehydratase HisB: MSRVGKVERTTKESSISVQLDLDGTGEVEIGTGVPFFDHMLTAFGAHGSLDLKVDATGDVHIDAHHTVEDTAIVLGQAIRQALGDKKGIRRFGDAWIPMDETLAHAAIDVSGRPYCVHLGEPEQFNSFTIGGNYPFVLTRHVFDSLSFHAQIALHVRVLHGRDPHHIAEAQYKAVARALRAATEADPRAQGVPSTKGVL, from the coding sequence GTGAGCCGCGTGGGCAAGGTGGAGCGGACCACCAAGGAGTCCTCGATCTCGGTCCAGCTGGACCTCGACGGCACCGGCGAGGTGGAGATCGGCACCGGCGTGCCGTTCTTCGACCACATGCTCACCGCGTTCGGCGCGCACGGTTCGCTGGACCTCAAGGTGGACGCCACCGGGGACGTGCACATCGACGCGCACCACACGGTCGAGGACACCGCGATCGTGCTGGGCCAGGCGATCCGCCAGGCGCTCGGGGACAAGAAGGGCATCCGCCGCTTCGGCGACGCGTGGATCCCGATGGACGAGACGCTGGCGCACGCGGCGATCGACGTCTCCGGCCGCCCGTACTGCGTGCACCTCGGTGAGCCGGAGCAGTTCAACTCCTTCACCATCGGCGGGAACTACCCGTTCGTGCTGACGCGCCACGTGTTCGACTCGCTGTCGTTCCACGCGCAGATCGCGCTGCACGTCCGCGTGCTGCACGGGCGCGACCCGCACCACATCGCCGAAGCGCAGTACAAGGCGGTGGCTCGGGCGCTGCGCGCGGCGACCGAGGCCGATCCGCGGGCGCAGGGTGTCCCGTCGACCAAGGGTGTGCTGTAG